The genomic interval ATCGCTGAAACCGATGCGGACATCGTCGCGACAGGAAACCCCGGTTGTCTGCTCCAGATTCAACTCGGCATTCAAAAACACGGATTATCGATGAAAGCAATGCATCCTGTGAATCTCTTAGACTATGCTTATCGGGATATCCCTCCAGAGGATTTTTTGCCTGATCAATAGGGAAGGTTATAGAAACATATAATGTTTTTATCAGACAAAGATATTATCCAATATATGAACAAGGGGAAAATTAAAATCTCCCCCGCGCCCGACTTGGAAACACAACTTGGCAGTTGTTCTATCGACTTCAGATTGAGCAACACCTTTCGTGTGTTTGAGCATAGCAAATACCCATACATCGATCTACGTGCAGAGATTGATACCAATGACCTGATGCGGAGGGTTGATGTTCCTGATGGAGATGCCTTCACGATGCAACCCGGTGAGTTCGTCTTAGCAGCAACGAAAGAGACACTTGAATTAGCAGACGATGTCCTGGCACGGCTTGAAGGCAGAAGCAGTTTGGGGAGACTCGGCATTATTGTCCACAGCACCGCAGGACTCTTTGATCCGGGTTGGATCGGCATTCCGACCTTAGAGTTAGGGAATCTCGGTCGCATGCCGGTCAAGTTATACCCCGGTATGCGGATCTGTGCGTTCACTTTTGCGCAGCTTTCTTCCAGTGCCCACGTGCCGTATCAGCTCAAACCTGCGAACAAATATGCGGGGCAAGACGGTCCAGAGACGAGCCGTTTTGCCAAAGACATAGAATTCTCGTAGGAGCGACCGTACAGTCGCAATCTTGGTAGAAGTGGTCTTTAGCTCGGGACTCGAAGATCAGGCGATCACGATGATCGTGATGGCGTGTCTTCGCAGTTGCGCGCAAAAAACGGGCAATGCCATGCCTAATAATTTGGCAATATCTTGGAATGTGCATTGTTAGGCGTGAAAAAAAAGATCGTGGCAGTAACACGTTTATGCTGCCCTTCTTGCTTTGTCCCTGTGTCTCGTGATTTCACACGAGAATTAATCACCTATTTTCGTCGACAAACATTATCTTATGCTCGTCAAAGTCGATTGGCATAAATTTTGCTTAACCATTCAGTAAGACACTCGTCAAGTGGTATGAGTTGCACGTTCAGTTGACGAAGTTAGGACATTTTTCTGAGTAATTGAAACGGGTTTTAAGACGACTAAGCCTTTCGTGCCACGTCCGCTTACACCGTTTTATCAGATTATAGTCTCGGTCCCTGGATCGAGAGAGTTTTGATAGTAAGTTTCGGCCTCAACTTAGCCGGAATTAGGAGGATATGTAATGACACCAAGTGAGGTGGTTGCACTTGCAAAAGACAATGATATAAAGATAGTCGACCTGAAATTCATGGATCTGCCGGGGATGTGGCAACACTTCTCCATGATGGCAGACGAGCTGACCGAAGACCTATTTGAAGAAGGTGCGGGTTTTGACGGTTCAAGTATCCGTGGTTTCCAGGCTATTAACGAGAGCGATATGTTGCTCTTTCCCGATCCGACGACTGCCCTTATTGATCCAGTCTGCAAGGTGCCGACGTTAAGTATTACGTGTAACATCAAAGATCCGATCACGTTGGAGAACTATACGCGCGATGTCCGACACATCGCACAAAAGGCAGAGGCGTATCTCCAATCCACCGGAATTGCGGATACAAGCTACTGGGGTCCTGAAGCAGAATTTTATCTCCTGAACGACATCCGCTACGGACAGAATCAGCATTCCGGTTTCTATTCCGTCGATTCTGTTGAAGGCAGTTGGAATTCGGGGCGAGAAGAGAACCCGAACCTTGGGTACAAACCGCGCTACAAAGAGGGTTACTTCCCGGTACCGCCATCCGATACACTCCAAGACC from Candidatus Poribacteria bacterium carries:
- a CDS encoding dCTP deaminase, with product MFLSDKDIIQYMNKGKIKISPAPDLETQLGSCSIDFRLSNTFRVFEHSKYPYIDLRAEIDTNDLMRRVDVPDGDAFTMQPGEFVLAATKETLELADDVLARLEGRSSLGRLGIIVHSTAGLFDPGWIGIPTLELGNLGRMPVKLYPGMRICAFTFAQLSSSAHVPYQLKPANKYAGQDGPETSRFAKDIEFS